The Euleptes europaea isolate rEulEur1 chromosome 2, rEulEur1.hap1, whole genome shotgun sequence genome has a segment encoding these proteins:
- the NDUFS7 gene encoding NADH dehydrogenase [ubiquinone] iron-sulfur protein 7, mitochondrial yields the protein MTTLMCNPPAKVSSAAVTLSFSFGVLGFEGWPLATLSASPRALHQTPAADGADSSVQLQQKNTAIVRKKPSLPSSRGEYVVTKLDDLINWARRSSLWPMTFGLACCAVEMMHMAAPRYDMDRFGVVFRASPRQADVMIVAGTLTNKMAPALRKVYDQMPEPRYVVSMGSCANGGGYYHYSYSVVRGCDRIVPVDIYVPGCPPTAEALLYGILQLQKKIKREKRIQIWYRK from the exons ATGACAACTTTAATGTGCAATCCACCCGCAAAGGTGTCGTCGGCAGCTGTCACCCTGTCCTTCAGTTTTGGAGTCTTGGGCTTCGAGGGTTG GCCTCTGGCGACACTTTCTGCTTCTCCCCGGGCGCTCCACCAGACGCCAGCAGCCGACGGGGCAGACAG TTCTgttcagcttcagcagaagaaCACGGCAATCGTCCGGaagaagccctccctccccagcagccgAGGCGAATATGTCGTCACCAAGCTGGACGACTTGATCAATTGGGCTCGTCGG AGCTCCTTGTGGCCAATGACTTTCGGCTTGGCCTGCTGCGCCGTCGAGATGAtgcacatggcggccccccgctaCGACATGGACCGCTTTGGGGTGGTCTTCCGAGCCAGCCCCCGGCAAGCCGACGTCATGATCGTGGCGGGCACGTTGACCAACAAGATGGCGCCCGCGCTCCGGAAG GTCTACGACCAGATGCCTGAGCCTCGTTACGTGGTCTCTATggggag CTGCGCGAACGGTGGTGGCTATTACCACTACTCTTACTCTGTGGTGCGGGGTTGTGACAGGATCGTGCCTGTGGACATCTACGTTCCAG GTTGCCCGCCTACGGCCGAAGCTCTTCTCTACGGAATCTTGCAGCTGCAGAAGAAGATCAAGCGGGAGAAGAGGATCCAGATCTGGTACCGCAAATAG